Proteins co-encoded in one Streptococcus ruminicola genomic window:
- a CDS encoding alpha-amylase, giving the protein MTNETLMQYFEWYLPNDGKHWKRLAADASHLAQKGITKIWMPPAFKATHDGDVGYGVYDLFDLGEFNQKGTVRTKYGTKADYLEAISALKSNGIEPLADVILNHKAAADHTETFKVVEVAPEDRTKVLSQTFEIEGWTNFTFDGRHHAYNDFEWHWYHFTGTDYDVKTGKTGIFQIQGDNKGWANQDLVDGENGNYDYLMYADLDFKHPEVIKNIYDWADWFVETTGVKGFRLDAIKHIDSFFMGNFIRDMKAKYGNDFYVFGEFWNGDEKSNNDYLASTDYRFDLVDVRLHQNLFEASKAKETYDLRQIFEQTLVKNHPDSAVTFVDNHDTQRGQALESTIEEWFKPAAYALILLRQTGLPCIFYGDYYGISGQFAQESFQTVVDKLLELRKNAVYGQELDYFDQANCIGWTCLGDDKHPTALAVLINNSKSTSKRMFVGEKWGGKLFTDALGNQAAHVQIDEQGYGDFLVGEKSISTWIPLAK; this is encoded by the coding sequence ATGACAAATGAAACTTTGATGCAATACTTTGAATGGTATTTACCAAATGACGGCAAGCACTGGAAACGTTTGGCAGCTGATGCTTCTCATCTTGCCCAAAAAGGTATCACCAAAATTTGGATGCCCCCTGCTTTTAAAGCGACGCATGATGGTGATGTGGGCTATGGCGTCTATGACCTTTTTGACCTAGGTGAATTTAACCAAAAAGGAACCGTTCGAACAAAATACGGAACAAAAGCTGACTACCTTGAAGCTATTTCAGCTCTTAAAAGTAATGGTATTGAGCCATTGGCTGATGTTATTTTAAATCACAAGGCTGCAGCTGACCACACTGAAACTTTTAAGGTTGTCGAGGTTGCTCCTGAAGATCGGACAAAAGTCCTCAGTCAGACTTTTGAAATTGAAGGGTGGACAAATTTTACCTTTGATGGTCGCCACCATGCCTACAACGATTTTGAATGGCATTGGTATCACTTTACTGGCACAGACTATGATGTCAAAACTGGCAAAACGGGCATTTTCCAAATTCAAGGAGACAATAAAGGCTGGGCAAACCAAGATTTAGTTGACGGTGAAAATGGGAATTACGACTACCTTATGTATGCCGACCTAGATTTCAAACATCCAGAAGTCATTAAAAATATCTACGATTGGGCTGATTGGTTTGTTGAAACAACTGGTGTTAAGGGATTTCGTTTAGACGCCATTAAGCACATCGATTCTTTCTTCATGGGAAACTTTATCCGTGATATGAAAGCCAAGTACGGCAATGATTTTTACGTTTTTGGTGAATTTTGGAACGGTGATGAAAAGTCAAATAATGATTACCTAGCAAGTACTGATTATCGATTTGATTTGGTCGATGTTCGTCTACACCAAAATCTCTTTGAAGCAAGTAAAGCCAAAGAAACTTATGATTTACGTCAGATTTTCGAGCAAACTTTAGTGAAAAATCATCCAGATTCTGCTGTTACTTTTGTTGATAATCATGATACCCAACGTGGTCAAGCACTGGAATCAACTATCGAAGAATGGTTTAAACCAGCAGCTTATGCCCTCATTTTACTTCGTCAAACTGGACTTCCTTGCATTTTCTACGGAGATTATTACGGCATTTCGGGACAATTTGCTCAGGAAAGCTTCCAAACTGTCGTTGATAAATTGCTTGAACTTAGAAAAAACGCCGTTTATGGTCAAGAACTAGATTACTTTGACCAAGCTAACTGTATAGGCTGGACTTGCCTTGGAGATGACAAACACCCTACTGCTCTTGCTGTTCTCATCAACAATAGTAAATCCACATCAAAGCGCATGTTTGTTGGAGAAAAATGGGGTGGTAAATTGTTCACTGATGCTCTTGGCAACCAAGCTGCGCATGTCCAAATCGATGAGCAAGGCTATGGCGATTTCCTAGTCGGTGAAAAATCAATCAGCACTTGGATACCACTAGCAAAATAA
- a CDS encoding lysozyme family protein has protein sequence MFKFLKRLIVLAFVIFCGYQVYVTHENVHNVLQYKSMVKEILDDNDTTANVELVLAMIYTETKGNDGDVMQSSESSDGVANSITDSKTSIRQGVTVLSENLSLAHEAGVDVWTAVQAYNFGTSYIDYVARHGSKNTITLAKTYSRDVVAPSLGNTTGESYFYYHPLALISGGQLYRNGGNIYYSREVHFNLYLIELMSLF, from the coding sequence ATGTTTAAGTTCTTAAAACGCCTGATTGTACTGGCATTTGTCATTTTCTGTGGCTACCAAGTTTACGTCACTCATGAAAATGTTCATAATGTATTGCAGTATAAAAGCATGGTCAAAGAGATTTTAGACGATAATGACACCACAGCCAACGTTGAGTTGGTCTTGGCAATGATTTACACAGAAACAAAGGGAAATGATGGCGACGTTATGCAATCTAGCGAAAGTTCAGACGGCGTTGCTAATTCCATCACTGATAGTAAAACGAGTATTCGCCAAGGGGTCACAGTCCTTTCAGAAAATCTTTCTTTAGCCCATGAGGCAGGAGTAGATGTTTGGACAGCTGTTCAAGCTTATAACTTTGGAACATCTTATATTGATTATGTTGCAAGGCACGGTAGTAAAAATACAATTACTTTAGCTAAAACTTATTCACGCGATGTAGTAGCTCCAAGTCTTGGTAACACGACTGGTGAATCTTATTTTTACTATCATCCTCTGGCTTTGATTTCAGGTGGACAGCTATATCGAAATGGTGGTAATATTTACTACTCGCGTGAGGTTCATTTTAATTTATATTTGATTGAATTAATGAGCTTATTTTAA
- a CDS encoding thiamine pyrophosphate-dependent dehydrogenase E1 component subunit alpha, which yields MTLSRELYMEMYLKMQRIREFDMRINKLVRRGFVQGMTHFSVGEEAASVGAIAHLSYDDIIFSNHRGHGQSIAKDMDLNKMMAELAGKATGVSKGRGGSMHLADFEKGNYGTNGIVGGGYALAVGAAITQDYQKTGNIVVAFSGDGATNEGSFHESVNLAATWKLPVIFYIINNRYGISMNIKRATNTPHLYTRAEAYGIPGFYCEDGNDVLAVYETMGKAVEHVRSGNGPAIVEVESYRWFGHSTADAGKYRSKEEVDEWKKKDPLVKFRTYLTEHELASIAELDAIDAQVVKEVDEAYEFAKNSPAPDLSVAFEDVWVD from the coding sequence ATGACTTTGTCTCGAGAACTATATATGGAAATGTATCTGAAGATGCAGCGTATTCGTGAATTTGATATGCGAATTAATAAGCTAGTCCGTCGTGGCTTTGTCCAAGGAATGACACACTTTTCTGTTGGAGAAGAGGCGGCTAGTGTTGGAGCGATTGCTCATTTATCTTACGATGATATTATTTTTTCAAATCACCGTGGGCATGGACAAAGCATTGCCAAAGATATGGATTTGAATAAAATGATGGCCGAGCTTGCTGGAAAAGCAACGGGTGTGTCAAAAGGTCGCGGTGGTTCCATGCACTTGGCTGATTTTGAAAAAGGCAATTACGGCACGAATGGGATTGTTGGTGGTGGATATGCCCTTGCTGTTGGCGCAGCGATTACCCAAGATTATCAAAAAACTGGCAATATCGTTGTGGCTTTTTCTGGCGACGGGGCAACCAACGAAGGCTCTTTTCATGAATCGGTCAACTTAGCAGCTACTTGGAAACTCCCAGTGATTTTTTATATCATCAATAATCGCTACGGAATTTCGATGAATATCAAGCGTGCGACAAATACACCTCACCTTTATACACGCGCAGAAGCTTATGGTATTCCAGGATTTTATTGTGAGGATGGCAATGATGTTTTAGCAGTTTACGAGACAATGGGCAAGGCAGTGGAACATGTGCGTTCTGGTAATGGCCCTGCGATTGTTGAGGTAGAATCTTACCGTTGGTTCGGGCATTCAACAGCTGATGCTGGAAAATATCGTAGCAAAGAAGAGGTGGATGAGTGGAAGAAAAAAGATCCGCTTGTCAAATTCCGTACTTATTTGACGGAACATGAGCTAGCAAGTATTGCCGAACTTGATGCTATTGATGCTCAAGTGGTGAAAGAAGTCGATGAGGCTTATGAATTTGCTAAAAATAGTCCTGCACCAGATTTGTCAGTCGCTTTTGAAGATGTCTGGGTAGACTAA
- a CDS encoding ABC transporter ATP-binding protein, translated as MKARKQSDTSRRLFKELLSQKGLVIGATLGTIAQVALTVYLPVLIGNAVDVVLSPKSLTLIIPIITKMAIVIGLNTLVQWLNPLIYNRLTFGYIYDLRQRVMAKLNQMPISYLDKKSSGDLVSRVTTDAEQLSNGLLMVFNQFFIGVLTIIITIVTMADIDLLMLGLVLILTPLSLFLARFIANKSYHLYQKQTKSRGRQTQYIEEMIRQESLLHVFNAQEAAIDTFTEINDTYADYSQGAIFYSSTVNPSTRFINSLIYALLAGVGALRIMSGAFTVGQLTTFLNYVTQYTKPFNDISSVLSELQGAIACAERLYDILDEEYEPLPVKAQLDADKIQGQIEFKDVSFGYTPQKTLINHLNLSIPAASKVAIVGPTGAGKSTLINLLMRFYEVDKGAIYLDGVSMADYSVEELRQQIGMVLQETWLKVGTIHDNIAYGNPEATREEVIAAAKAANADFFIRQLPNGYDTYLSDAGASLSQGQRQLLTIARIFVKLPKILILDEATSSIDTRTEILVQEAFEKLMKGRTSFIIAHRLSTIQSADCILVMVDGDIVEYGTHDELMTKQGVYYQMQTAQAG; from the coding sequence ATGAAAGCAAGAAAACAATCTGATACAAGTCGTCGTTTGTTTAAAGAACTTCTTTCTCAAAAGGGACTTGTGATTGGAGCGACTCTTGGAACAATTGCCCAAGTGGCTCTAACGGTTTACCTTCCTGTCCTAATTGGTAATGCAGTTGACGTGGTGTTATCACCAAAATCATTGACCTTGATTATCCCGATTATCACGAAAATGGCAATTGTCATTGGTCTAAATACTTTGGTTCAGTGGTTGAATCCATTGATTTACAATCGTTTGACCTTTGGTTATATCTATGATCTTCGTCAAAGAGTTATGGCAAAATTGAACCAAATGCCAATTTCTTATCTTGATAAGAAGAGTTCTGGTGATTTGGTCAGTCGTGTCACAACTGACGCTGAGCAATTAAGTAATGGTCTCTTGATGGTCTTCAACCAATTTTTCATTGGGGTTTTGACAATTATCATTACTATCGTGACAATGGCTGACATTGATTTATTGATGCTTGGTTTGGTGCTTATTTTGACACCTTTATCTCTTTTCTTAGCACGCTTTATTGCTAATAAGAGCTATCATTTGTATCAAAAACAAACTAAATCTCGTGGTCGCCAAACGCAGTACATTGAAGAGATGATTCGTCAAGAAAGTCTTTTGCATGTCTTTAATGCGCAAGAAGCAGCGATTGATACTTTCACAGAAATCAATGATACTTATGCGGACTATTCACAAGGTGCCATTTTCTATTCATCAACGGTTAACCCATCAACACGCTTTATCAATAGTTTGATTTACGCTTTGCTTGCAGGTGTTGGGGCTCTCCGTATCATGTCAGGTGCCTTTACCGTTGGTCAATTGACAACTTTCTTGAATTACGTCACTCAATATACCAAACCATTTAATGATATTTCATCAGTCTTGTCTGAATTGCAAGGAGCCATTGCCTGTGCGGAACGACTTTACGATATTTTAGATGAAGAATACGAGCCACTTCCAGTAAAAGCACAGCTTGATGCTGATAAGATTCAAGGACAAATTGAATTTAAAGATGTGTCATTTGGTTACACACCACAGAAAACTTTGATTAATCATTTGAATCTCTCAATCCCTGCCGCTTCTAAAGTTGCTATCGTTGGGCCGACTGGTGCTGGTAAATCAACTTTGATTAATCTTTTGATGCGTTTCTACGAAGTTGATAAGGGTGCAATTTACCTTGATGGCGTGTCAATGGCTGATTACTCAGTTGAAGAGCTCCGCCAACAAATCGGTATGGTTCTGCAAGAGACTTGGTTAAAAGTCGGAACAATTCATGATAACATCGCTTATGGTAATCCAGAGGCTACTCGTGAAGAAGTGATTGCAGCAGCAAAAGCAGCCAACGCAGATTTCTTCATTCGTCAATTGCCAAATGGTTATGACACTTACTTGTCTGATGCGGGAGCGTCATTGTCACAAGGTCAACGTCAGCTTTTGACTATCGCTCGTATTTTTGTGAAATTACCAAAAATCTTGATTTTGGACGAAGCGACATCATCTATCGATACTCGCACAGAAATCCTTGTTCAAGAAGCCTTTGAAAAATTGATGAAGGGTCGTACAAGCTTTATCATCGCTCACCGTTTGTCAACGATTCAATCAGCCGACTGTATCTTAGTAATGGTTGATGGTGACATCGTAGAATACGGTACCCATGACGAGCTAATGACAAAACAAGGCGTTTATTATCAAATGCAGACAGCACAAGCTGGATAG
- a CDS encoding alpha-ketoacid dehydrogenase subunit beta, with the protein MTETKQMALREAINLAMTEEMRKDESIFLMGEDVGIYGGDFGTSVGMFEEFGSERVRDTPISEAAIAGSAIGAAITGLRPIVDVTFMDFITIMMDAIVNNGAKNNYMFGGGLKTPVTFRVASGSGIGSAAQHSQSLEAWLTHIPGIKVVAPGTANDAKGLLKSAIRDNNIVIFMEPKALYGKKEEVFLDSDAYIPLGKGDVKREGTDLTIVTYGRMLERVLKAADEVAADGISVEVVDPRTLIPLDKDLIVNSVKKTGKLMLVNDAYKTGGFIGEIAAQVTESEAFDYLDYPIVRLASEDVPVPYASVLEQAILPDVEKIKAAIYKMTRNGRAN; encoded by the coding sequence ATGACTGAAACAAAACAAATGGCCTTGCGCGAGGCAATCAATCTTGCCATGACAGAAGAAATGCGAAAAGATGAGTCCATTTTTCTCATGGGAGAAGATGTCGGAATTTACGGCGGAGATTTTGGCACGTCTGTAGGAATGTTTGAAGAATTTGGTTCAGAACGTGTCAGAGACACTCCAATTTCAGAAGCGGCTATTGCTGGGAGTGCAATTGGAGCTGCTATTACAGGTCTTCGTCCGATTGTTGACGTGACTTTCATGGATTTTATCACCATTATGATGGATGCCATTGTCAACAATGGTGCTAAAAACAATTACATGTTTGGTGGTGGGTTGAAAACGCCGGTCACTTTTCGGGTAGCATCAGGTTCAGGAATCGGTTCAGCGGCTCAGCACTCGCAATCTTTGGAGGCTTGGTTGACGCATATTCCAGGCATTAAAGTGGTGGCACCTGGAACTGCAAATGACGCCAAAGGTCTTTTAAAATCAGCCATTCGAGATAACAATATTGTCATTTTCATGGAGCCAAAAGCTTTGTATGGCAAGAAAGAAGAGGTTTTTCTAGATAGTGATGCTTACATTCCTCTTGGTAAGGGAGACGTTAAACGTGAAGGAACTGATTTGACGATTGTGACTTATGGTCGCATGTTGGAGCGTGTTCTTAAAGCTGCTGATGAAGTGGCTGCTGACGGCATTAGCGTTGAAGTGGTTGACCCTCGCACCCTCATTCCGCTTGATAAGGATTTGATTGTCAACTCGGTTAAGAAAACGGGTAAGTTGATGTTAGTCAATGACGCTTATAAAACGGGTGGGTTTATTGGAGAAATAGCTGCGCAGGTTACAGAAAGCGAAGCTTTTGATTATCTTGATTATCCAATTGTGCGTTTGGCGAGTGAAGATGTACCAGTGCCTTATGCCAGTGTTTTGGAACAAGCTATCCTACCTGATGTCGAAAAGATTAAAGCAGCTATTTATAAGATGACTCGAAACGGGCGCGCGAATTAA
- a CDS encoding ABC transporter ATP-binding protein has protein sequence MKYLSRYFKGYLKETVLGPLFKLFEASFELLVPIIIARIVDTIIPSNNKMNLVLMIGLLFLFAVVGVIVAITAQYFSSKAAVGYTRQLTKDLFKKIMGLSKEDRDKLTTSSLVTRLTSDTYQIQTGINQFLRLFLRAPIIVFGAIIMAFNISPKMTIDFLVMVAILFVIVFTMSHLLNPIYAKIRRATDKIVNMTRQQLEGVRVIRAFGQVDKEEREFAAANQNYTDLQLKAGRLSSLVTPLTYLVVNSTLILVIWQGNIQIGKDLLSQGMLIALVNYLLQILTELLKMTMLVTSLNQSFISAKRITEVFEKESEDLSTELEEMTSDFAVSVSDMSFTYPTAAEPSLSHIDFQLNSGDFLGVIGGTGSGKSTLVELLTHLYTPQEGRLAIFQNQKSPKTLGEWRSWVNVVPQKAELFQGTIRSNLTLGMKGDVSDETLWKALDIAQASDFVSEKEGQLDATVEAFGRNFSGGQRQRLTIARAIVQKAPLLILDDSTSALDYLTESKLLTAIHEQLSDTTLILISQRTNSLKAADKILLLDKGHQLGFASHDDLLATNELYRDIHYSQHQKGKED, from the coding sequence ATGAAATATTTAAGTCGTTATTTCAAAGGGTACCTTAAAGAGACTGTCTTAGGTCCCCTTTTCAAATTGTTTGAAGCATCTTTTGAATTATTAGTTCCTATTATCATTGCGCGAATCGTTGATACGATTATTCCAAGCAATAACAAGATGAATCTTGTTTTGATGATTGGACTTTTGTTCCTATTCGCTGTTGTCGGTGTTATTGTGGCGATTACTGCACAATACTTTTCTTCAAAAGCCGCAGTTGGCTATACGCGTCAGCTGACCAAGGATTTGTTTAAAAAAATCATGGGCTTGAGTAAGGAAGACCGTGATAAACTGACAACTTCAAGTTTGGTAACACGCTTAACCAGCGATACTTACCAAATCCAAACAGGAATTAACCAATTCTTGCGTCTTTTCTTACGCGCACCGATTATTGTCTTTGGTGCCATCATCATGGCTTTTAATATCAGCCCTAAGATGACTATCGACTTTTTGGTCATGGTTGCCATTTTATTTGTGATTGTCTTTACCATGTCACATCTTTTGAATCCAATCTATGCTAAGATTCGTCGTGCGACAGATAAGATTGTTAACATGACACGTCAACAATTAGAAGGGGTTCGTGTTATTCGAGCTTTTGGTCAAGTGGACAAGGAAGAAAGAGAATTTGCGGCTGCTAACCAAAACTACACTGACTTGCAATTAAAAGCGGGGCGCTTATCAAGTTTGGTAACCCCACTGACTTACCTTGTGGTAAACAGCACTTTGATTCTTGTCATTTGGCAAGGAAATATCCAAATCGGTAAAGATCTTCTTTCTCAAGGGATGTTGATTGCCTTGGTTAACTACCTTTTGCAAATTTTGACTGAATTGCTTAAGATGACAATGCTTGTAACCTCTCTTAACCAATCATTTATCAGTGCTAAACGTATCACAGAAGTTTTTGAAAAAGAGTCTGAAGACTTGTCGACTGAGCTTGAAGAAATGACATCTGATTTTGCGGTTAGCGTGAGTGATATGAGCTTCACTTATCCAACAGCAGCAGAACCATCACTATCACACATTGATTTTCAACTAAATTCAGGTGACTTTTTAGGAGTTATTGGAGGAACGGGTTCAGGGAAATCAACCTTAGTTGAACTCCTTACACATCTCTACACACCTCAGGAAGGTCGCTTAGCCATTTTCCAAAATCAAAAATCGCCTAAAACCTTAGGTGAGTGGCGCTCATGGGTAAATGTGGTGCCACAAAAAGCCGAGCTTTTCCAAGGTACGATTCGTTCTAACTTAACTCTAGGAATGAAGGGTGATGTGAGCGATGAGACGCTTTGGAAAGCTTTGGATATTGCACAAGCGAGTGATTTTGTTTCTGAAAAAGAAGGACAGCTTGATGCGACAGTTGAAGCTTTTGGACGTAATTTTTCTGGTGGGCAACGTCAACGTTTGACGATTGCGCGTGCTATTGTTCAAAAAGCTCCGCTTCTTATTTTGGATGATTCAACATCAGCCCTTGATTACTTGACAGAATCAAAATTATTGACTGCTATTCATGAGCAACTGAGTGATACAACTTTGATTTTGATTTCACAACGTACTAATAGTTTGAAGGCTGCTGATAAGATTTTGCTTTTGGATAAGGGACATCAACTAGGATTTGCTAGTCACGATGACTTGCTTGCAACTAATGAGCTTTACCGAGACATCCATTACTCACAACACCAAAAAGGAAAGGAGGACTAG
- the glyA gene encoding serine hydroxymethyltransferase, whose translation MIFDKENYEAFDTELWQAIHAEEVRQQNNIELIASENVVSKAVMAAQGTVLTNKYAEGYPGKRYYGGTDCVDVVENLAIERAKELFGAKFANVQPHSGSQANAAAYMALIQPGDTVLGMDLAAGGHLTHGASVSFSGKTYHFVSYSVDPVTERIDYDKLADLAKEVKPKLIVAGASAYSRIIDFPRFREIADSVGAYLMVDMAHIAGLVASGHHPSPVPYAHVTTTTTHKTLRGPRGGLILTNDEAIAKKINSAVFPGLQGGPLMHVIAGKAVALKEALDPAFKEYGEQVIKNAAAMADVFNQHSDFRVISGGTDNHVFLVDVTKVVENGKLAQNILESVNITLNKNSIPFETLSPFKTSGIRIGSPAITSRGMGEKESRLIAELIVKALENYQNETILEEVRREVKALTDAFPLY comes from the coding sequence GACAAGGAAAACTACGAAGCATTTGACACCGAACTTTGGCAAGCTATCCATGCGGAAGAAGTTCGTCAACAAAATAACATTGAACTCATTGCCTCTGAAAATGTTGTTTCTAAAGCTGTTATGGCAGCTCAAGGAACGGTACTGACAAATAAATATGCCGAAGGTTATCCTGGCAAACGTTATTATGGCGGTACTGATTGTGTGGACGTGGTTGAAAATTTGGCTATCGAACGTGCCAAAGAATTGTTTGGTGCTAAGTTTGCCAATGTTCAACCGCATTCAGGAAGTCAAGCTAATGCCGCAGCATACATGGCTTTAATCCAACCAGGTGATACTGTCCTTGGAATGGATTTGGCTGCAGGTGGTCACTTGACTCATGGGGCATCAGTCAGCTTTTCAGGAAAAACATACCACTTTGTCTCTTATTCAGTTGACCCTGTCACAGAACGTATCGATTATGATAAATTGGCAGATTTGGCTAAAGAAGTCAAACCTAAATTAATCGTTGCTGGGGCGTCAGCTTATTCACGTATTATTGATTTTCCGAGATTCCGCGAGATTGCAGACAGCGTTGGTGCTTATCTAATGGTTGATATGGCCCACATTGCTGGTCTTGTGGCATCTGGTCATCACCCAAGTCCAGTCCCATATGCTCATGTGACAACGACAACTACTCACAAAACCCTTCGTGGCCCTCGTGGCGGACTCATTTTGACGAATGATGAAGCTATTGCTAAGAAAATTAATTCTGCGGTCTTTCCGGGTCTTCAAGGTGGTCCATTGATGCATGTGATTGCTGGAAAAGCTGTCGCTCTAAAAGAAGCGCTGGATCCAGCTTTCAAAGAATACGGTGAACAGGTGATTAAAAATGCAGCTGCTATGGCTGATGTCTTTAATCAACACTCTGATTTCCGTGTCATTTCAGGCGGTACAGATAACCACGTCTTTTTGGTTGACGTGACTAAAGTGGTTGAAAATGGAAAATTGGCACAAAATATTCTTGAGTCTGTTAACATTACGCTTAACAAAAATTCTATTCCATTTGAAACCTTGTCACCGTTTAAGACATCTGGTATTCGTATTGGTTCACCAGCCATTACCAGTCGTGGAATGGGTGAGAAAGAATCACGCCTTATTGCTGAATTGATTGTAAAAGCTCTTGAAAACTATCAAAACGAAACTATTTTAGAGGAGGTTCGTCGTGAGGTTAAAGCATTGACAGATGCTTTCCCACTTTATTAA
- a CDS encoding nucleoid-associated protein — translation MIDLYIKRIVIHQFTPNDTELILSDQLLTITPRIDEYFRKKLSKVFSDEAKRGTFSEDNVFLSYLSDDLMESSVKIAQLWKEEFVISDNQKTNDLVFIQFDKDGVEHFAFLRVALRENFTHISSDSESPIKITQNNYPSAAQTPDEALVINRVNHHYYLIEKRIKHNGSFANYFSENLLQVQPEQSVKKSIKMVEQAAQKIAENFQQDDFAFQSKMKAAIHKNLEEEQELSPEKLADQLFDNNLTARLTFVDELKESIPEPIQVSDIDHSRQTKKLENQKLSLSNGIQLIVPNNVYEDAESVEFIQNPNGTYSILIKNIEDIQNK, via the coding sequence ATGATTGATTTGTATATTAAACGCATTGTTATTCATCAATTTACGCCAAATGATACGGAATTGATTTTGTCAGATCAGTTATTGACGATTACGCCGCGTATTGATGAGTATTTTCGTAAAAAATTAAGCAAAGTTTTCTCAGATGAAGCCAAACGTGGAACGTTCTCAGAAGACAATGTCTTTCTTAGTTATTTAAGTGATGATTTGATGGAATCATCCGTTAAAATCGCTCAGCTTTGGAAAGAAGAGTTTGTCATTTCTGATAATCAAAAGACAAATGATTTGGTCTTCATCCAGTTTGATAAAGACGGTGTTGAGCATTTTGCTTTCCTTCGTGTGGCGTTAAGAGAAAATTTCACGCATATCTCAAGTGACAGTGAAAGTCCGATTAAAATCACACAAAATAATTACCCATCTGCGGCTCAAACACCAGATGAAGCCTTGGTGATTAATCGTGTTAACCATCATTATTATTTGATTGAAAAACGCATTAAGCACAATGGTAGCTTTGCCAACTATTTCTCAGAGAATCTCTTGCAAGTTCAGCCTGAACAGTCGGTCAAAAAATCGATTAAAATGGTGGAACAAGCAGCCCAAAAAATTGCTGAAAACTTCCAACAAGATGATTTTGCTTTCCAATCAAAAATGAAAGCAGCCATTCACAAAAACTTGGAAGAAGAGCAAGAATTATCACCTGAAAAGCTGGCAGATCAACTCTTTGACAATAATTTAACAGCTCGTTTAACCTTTGTTGATGAGTTGAAAGAGAGCATTCCAGAGCCTATTCAGGTGTCGGATATTGACCACTCGCGTCAAACGAAAAAATTAGAGAATCAAAAATTGTCACTGTCAAATGGTATTCAATTGATTGTTCCTAATAATGTTTATGAAGACGCTGAGTCGGTTGAATTTATTCAAAATCCAAATGGAACCTATTCCATCTTGATTAAAAATATAGAGGATATTCAAAATAAATAA
- a CDS encoding TVP38/TMEM64 family protein — translation MFQHYKIIQRLIHILSALVFIVSCACIFWLYQHGYLTNQEKIQALIGQDKVWGALFFTLFQMMQVVVPIVPASLTMMLAVMTFHPLVGVLTSCIGIIIGTMILFLLTRWYGKRFCLLFIKESTLKKYEDLIEGHKSFTVIFIICMLLPFAPADLLVMLAALSNMQFKTFARIIVCCKPISIIGHILLLFYGGEWVIHII, via the coding sequence TTGTTTCAACATTATAAAATTATTCAGCGCTTAATTCATATCCTATCAGCTCTTGTCTTTATCGTTTCGTGTGCCTGTATTTTTTGGCTATACCAACACGGCTATCTGACTAATCAGGAAAAAATCCAAGCACTAATTGGACAGGATAAAGTCTGGGGTGCACTCTTTTTCACCCTTTTTCAAATGATGCAAGTTGTCGTGCCAATCGTTCCAGCAAGTCTGACCATGATGCTTGCTGTCATGACTTTCCATCCTCTTGTTGGTGTTTTGACAAGTTGTATCGGAATTATTATCGGCACAATGATTTTATTTTTGCTAACACGTTGGTATGGAAAGCGTTTCTGCCTTCTCTTTATCAAAGAAAGTACACTGAAAAAATACGAAGATTTGATTGAAGGTCATAAATCCTTTACCGTGATTTTCATTATTTGTATGCTTCTACCTTTTGCCCCTGCAGACTTACTGGTTATGTTAGCAGCTCTCAGTAACATGCAGTTTAAAACCTTCGCTAGAATCATCGTCTGCTGCAAACCCATCTCAATTATCGGTCACATTTTACTGCTTTTTTATGGTGGTGAATGGGTCATTCATATCATCTAA